Proteins from a genomic interval of Crassostrea angulata isolate pt1a10 chromosome 7, ASM2561291v2, whole genome shotgun sequence:
- the LOC128156691 gene encoding acetylcholine receptor subunit beta-like, with protein MNSLLQTFILLSSVFSNSNAAFSYSLENDLRTLIFTTNSYNRFTRPEAQVAVTAELNLLTLTSLSIKDQMMSVAGYFTLNWSDARLNWSGNPTYSTDIPAFYTTQDYVWVPSLSVTNSVSDLAVISDNTVVIRVAKDGTLQWTPGGVYETQCTTDVTYYPFDTQTCSITLATWGYTSIEINLRGSKVDTTYYEPSGEWEFFTYSISSSTRAFGSNSLPQISFQLNFQRRPYFQVMNTIIPMILLASLSVFVFQLPPDSGEKMGYSLTTLLAFAVYLTLVSANIPTTSINTSCLSVYLIIMLAMGVTSVLLTIYILKCHHSPEDKPIPHYLKVFCELVGKISCVCCKKKNVVDGQDIEEKVKAPVENNEPELTWQDVTKILDNFFFKLYAIILLLLTLSVLLALIIDYNIS; from the exons ATGAATTCACTGCTTcagacatttattttattatcatcag TGTTTTCAAATAGCAATGCAGCGTTTTCATATAGCCTGGAAAACGACCTTAGAACCCTCATTTTCACAACCAACAGTTACAACCGGTTCACCAGACCGGAAGCACAAGTTGCTGTCACTGCTGAACTGAATTTGTTGACTCTCACTTCCTTG AGCATCAAGGACCAGATGATGTCTGTTGCCGGATACTTTACATTA AACTGGTCTGACGCCCGCTTGAATTGGAGCGGAAACCCAACGTACAGCACAGATATTCCCGCGTTTTATACTACCCAGGATTACGTGTGGGTCCCTTCCCTCTCTGTCACCAACTC AGTGAGTGACCTCGCCGTCATTAGTGACAACACTGTCGTTATACGGGTGGCCAAAGACGGTACCCTGCAATGGACGCCAGGGGGCGTGTACGAAACGCAGTGTACCACGGATGTCACCTACTACCCTTTTGACACCCAGACCTGCAGCATAACACTGGCTACCTGGGGATATACCAGCATAGAGATCAATTTGAGGGGAAGTAAAGTGGATACTACTTATTACGAACCAAGTGGAGAGTGGGAATTTTTCACCTACAGCATTTCGTCCTCTACTCGTGCGTTTGGCAGCAACAGTCTACCGCAGATAAGCTTCCAACTGAATTTTCAGCGCCGACCATACTTCCAGGTGATGAATACAATTATTCCCATGATTCTACTGGCTTCCTTGAGTGTCTTCGTTTTTCAATTGCCTCCGGATTCAGGCGAGAAGATGGGCTACTCTCTCACCACACTCTTGGCGTTTGCTGTTTATCTCACTTTGGTGTCTGCCAATATTCCCACCACTTCCATCAATACGTCTTGTCTTT CTGTGTATTTGATAATCATGTTGGCTATGGGAGTTACCTCTGTGCTTCTGACGATCTACATTCTCAAATGCCACCACAGTCCTGAGGACAAACCGATTCCGCATTATCTCAAAGTGTTCTGTGAATTAGTGGGGAAAATATCATGTGTTTGTTGCAAGAAAAAGAATGTCGTGGACGGACAAGATATTGAGGAGAAGGTTAAGGCACCTGTTGAAAACAATGAACCGGAACTGACGTGGCAGGATGTGACAAAAATTCTggataatttctttttcaaattatatgctattattttacttttattaacCCTTTCTGTGCTTCTTGCGCTAATAATTGAttataatatttcttaa